From Candidatus Palauibacter soopunensis, one genomic window encodes:
- a CDS encoding PDZ domain-containing protein: protein MKARSSLLTAMLLAASFRPAWAQDATGTLMLAQPAVSADRIAFAYAGDLWTAGIDGSSPRRLTSHVGVEFNPRFSPDGEWIAFSGEYDGNTDVFLVPADGGVPARLTWHPGADLVQSFTPDGSAVLFSSGRNAYTGRHAQLFTVATSGGHPEQLPIPHAFKATFSPDGAKIAYTPLYEAFTQWKNYRGGTTTRIWIYDVADHSVVQIPQPEGRSNDTDPMWIGDRVFFRSDRDGEFNVHAYDPGTGHVSRVTAHEDFPVLNASAGAGRIAYEQAGRLHLLDPGSGASHLVPVRIATDLLEVRPRYASGGNFVRNASLSPSGARAAFEFRGEIVTLPRDKGDDRNLTQSTAAHERSPAWSPDGESIAWFSDASGEYRLYVAPQSGAGEARSYVLDGAGFYGDPVWSPDGMKISYTDNSRAVYWIDLESGDTHRVDADAMYGPLPPPSHAWSPDSRWLVYTRNNETNIRTAYVHLLETGETRAVTDGLSDVSEAVFDAGGQYLYLTSSTDAGPVVQWFAQSNNDFEMTNAIYLAVLEKGTPSPLARESDEEAGDEAEPEAEGADDADEVTVHIDFDDLDQRILALPLPEAGYANLQPGEPGQLFYIRSETASGFGSPGAGPSLHRFSLADREAATVVGGTRFYDLSADRRSVLYATSGGWFISNAGGTDIGSGADRLGVADVEVRIDPRAEWRQIYDEAWRINRDYFYDPNMHGADWPAMKEKYAVFLPHLTSRADLNRLMTWLHSEIAVGHHRGGGGDFLHETDDVPGGQLGADFVVDRGRYRFEKVYGGLNWNPGLRSPLTEPGVEVDAGDYLLAVEGVDLSAPENLFSRFENTAGRIVSITVGPSPDGTGSRTVDVVPVANEGALRNRDWVEGNLARVDEATEGRVAYVYVPNTAGAGHEYFKRYFFPQTNREAVIIDERHNGGGQIADYYINILRRPYMSHWAMRYGADLVTPQGAIPGPKVMLIDETAGSGGDMLPWMFRKLEMGTLIGRRTWGGLVGVLGFPVLMDGGVITAPNVAIWTEDGFIVENVGVPPDIEVEQWPAEVIAGVDPQLEKAIEVVLEQLEASPVATPERPPFPIRVRRR, encoded by the coding sequence TTGAAGGCACGCTCGTCCCTCCTCACGGCCATGCTCCTCGCGGCCTCGTTCCGCCCCGCCTGGGCGCAGGACGCCACCGGCACGCTCATGCTCGCGCAGCCCGCGGTAAGCGCGGACCGGATCGCGTTCGCGTACGCCGGGGACCTGTGGACCGCGGGAATCGACGGGAGTTCGCCGCGCAGGCTGACCTCGCACGTCGGCGTCGAGTTCAACCCGCGCTTCTCACCGGACGGTGAATGGATCGCGTTCAGCGGGGAATACGACGGGAACACCGATGTCTTTCTCGTGCCCGCGGACGGAGGTGTGCCCGCGCGACTCACGTGGCACCCGGGAGCCGATCTCGTCCAGAGCTTCACGCCCGACGGATCGGCGGTGCTCTTTTCATCGGGACGCAACGCCTACACGGGCCGCCACGCGCAGTTGTTCACGGTCGCGACGAGCGGCGGACACCCCGAACAACTGCCCATTCCGCACGCGTTCAAGGCGACGTTCTCCCCGGACGGCGCGAAGATCGCCTACACGCCGCTGTACGAAGCCTTCACTCAGTGGAAGAACTACCGGGGCGGGACGACGACGCGGATCTGGATCTACGATGTGGCGGACCATTCCGTCGTTCAGATCCCGCAGCCGGAGGGCCGCTCGAACGACACGGATCCCATGTGGATCGGGGACCGCGTCTTCTTCCGCTCGGACCGCGACGGGGAGTTCAACGTCCATGCCTACGACCCGGGGACGGGGCACGTCTCGCGGGTCACCGCGCACGAGGACTTTCCGGTCCTGAACGCGTCCGCCGGCGCCGGCCGGATCGCCTACGAGCAGGCGGGGCGGCTCCATCTGCTCGATCCCGGCTCGGGCGCGAGTCACCTGGTGCCGGTGCGGATCGCGACGGACCTCCTGGAGGTGCGGCCCCGCTACGCCAGCGGCGGGAACTTCGTCCGCAACGCGAGCCTTTCGCCCTCCGGCGCCCGCGCCGCCTTCGAGTTCCGGGGCGAGATCGTCACCTTGCCGCGCGACAAGGGCGACGACCGCAACCTCACGCAGTCGACCGCCGCCCATGAGCGGAGTCCCGCCTGGTCGCCGGACGGAGAGTCGATCGCCTGGTTCTCGGATGCCTCCGGCGAATACCGGCTATACGTGGCTCCCCAGTCGGGGGCGGGAGAGGCGCGCAGCTACGTTCTCGATGGCGCCGGGTTCTACGGGGACCCGGTGTGGTCGCCCGACGGCATGAAGATCAGCTACACGGACAACTCGCGGGCCGTGTACTGGATCGATCTCGAATCCGGGGACACCCACCGCGTGGATGCCGACGCGATGTACGGGCCGCTGCCCCCGCCCTCGCACGCCTGGTCGCCGGACTCCCGGTGGCTCGTCTACACGCGCAACAACGAGACCAACATCCGCACGGCATACGTCCACTTGCTCGAAACGGGCGAGACGAGGGCCGTCACCGACGGACTCAGCGACGTCTCCGAGGCCGTCTTCGACGCCGGCGGCCAGTACCTCTATCTCACGTCGTCCACCGACGCGGGCCCCGTCGTCCAGTGGTTCGCCCAGTCGAACAACGACTTCGAGATGACGAACGCGATCTATCTCGCGGTCCTCGAGAAGGGCACGCCGTCACCTCTGGCGAGGGAAAGCGACGAAGAGGCCGGGGACGAGGCCGAACCGGAAGCGGAGGGCGCCGACGATGCGGACGAAGTAACGGTCCACATCGACTTCGACGACCTCGACCAGCGGATCCTCGCCCTGCCGCTGCCCGAAGCCGGCTACGCGAACCTGCAGCCCGGGGAGCCGGGTCAGCTCTTCTACATCCGAAGCGAGACGGCCAGCGGGTTCGGAAGCCCCGGTGCGGGTCCCAGCCTTCACCGCTTCTCACTCGCCGACCGCGAAGCGGCGACGGTGGTCGGCGGCACGCGCTTCTACGACCTGTCGGCGGACCGCAGGAGCGTGCTGTACGCGACATCGGGTGGATGGTTCATCAGCAACGCGGGCGGGACGGACATCGGATCCGGCGCGGATCGTCTCGGCGTCGCCGATGTCGAGGTGAGGATCGATCCACGGGCGGAGTGGCGTCAGATCTACGATGAGGCCTGGCGGATCAACCGCGACTACTTCTACGACCCGAACATGCACGGCGCGGACTGGCCCGCCATGAAGGAGAAGTACGCTGTTTTTCTCCCCCACCTCACCTCACGGGCCGACCTGAACCGGCTCATGACGTGGCTCCATTCCGAGATCGCGGTGGGGCACCACCGCGGCGGCGGCGGCGACTTCCTCCACGAGACGGACGACGTGCCGGGCGGTCAGCTGGGCGCGGACTTCGTCGTCGACCGGGGGCGGTACCGGTTCGAGAAGGTGTACGGCGGTCTCAACTGGAACCCGGGACTCCGGTCCCCGCTCACGGAGCCGGGAGTCGAGGTCGACGCCGGCGACTACCTGCTGGCGGTCGAAGGAGTCGATCTCTCGGCGCCGGAGAACCTCTTCAGCCGGTTCGAGAACACGGCCGGCCGGATCGTCTCGATCACCGTCGGGCCGTCGCCGGATGGGACGGGGTCCCGCACCGTCGACGTCGTGCCGGTGGCGAACGAGGGCGCGCTGCGGAACCGGGACTGGGTGGAGGGCAACCTCGCGCGCGTCGACGAAGCCACGGAGGGGCGAGTCGCATACGTGTACGTGCCCAACACGGCCGGCGCGGGACATGAGTACTTCAAGCGCTACTTCTTCCCGCAGACGAACCGGGAGGCCGTGATCATCGACGAGCGGCACAACGGGGGCGGCCAGATCGCGGACTACTACATCAACATCCTCCGGCGCCCGTACATGTCGCACTGGGCGATGCGCTACGGGGCCGACCTCGTCACGCCGCAGGGCGCCATCCCGGGCCCGAAGGTGATGCTCATCGACGAGACCGCCGGCTCCGGCGGCGACATGCTGCCCTGGATGTTCCGCAAGCTCGAGATGGGCACCCTCATCGGCCGCCGCACCTGGGGCGGCCTGGTCGGCGTCCTGGGTTTCCCCGTCCTGATGGACGGCGGGGTGATTACGGCGCCGAACGTCGCGATATGGACGGAGGACGGGTTTATCGTCGAAAACGTGGGCGTACCGCCGGATATCGAAGTGGAGCAGTGGCCGGCCGAGGTGATCGCGGGCGTCGACCCGCAGTTGGAGAAGGCGATCGAGGTCGTGCTGGAGCAACTCGAGGCGTCACCGGTGGCAACGCCCGAGCGTCCGCCTTTCCCGATCCGCGTGCGACGCCGCTAG